The following is a genomic window from Paludisphaera rhizosphaerae.
ACCACGTATGCTGAGTTCTCAACTCCGTAGTCGCGGACGATCTTGAGATCGGGGTCGGTCAACATGGGGTAGGCGATGCGAAGACGCTCCGCCCACCTCTGCGCCGGCCCTCCTTCGACGTCCACGACGCCCAGGAACTCGACGCCGGGATAGGCCTTGTCCAGTTGGTTGAAGAACGGCTGGGCGGCCTCGCTGCAGGGGCAGCCGGCCTTGATGAAAGTCAGGACGACGGGCCCGCGACGGAGCCGTTCGGCGAGTTCGACTCGATCGCCGTTCAGCGCGGATGCGACGAACGGCGGAGCCGGTCGACTCACCATCGCCCGGCTGGCGTCGGCCATCTCCTTTGTGACCAGGTGCTTGGGCGTGCTTTCCAGGATGACCAGTTCGCCGGGCGTCGGCCCGCCCGGGTCGCGATGGATTCGCGCCCAGGCGTAGAGTCCGCCGACGAAGAGGACGGCGGCGCAGAGCGCCGCAGTCGCAAGACGACTCATTTCGGCCTCCTCAGAACGCGTCGGAGGAGACGACCTCGCCGCCGTTGCGGGTCGCGATTCCGCGCCACGTCGGAAGGCTGATCGAGTCCTTGGCGAACTGGCAGTGGCCGTCGCAAAACAGAACGTTTACGCCGCCCGAGTGGTTGCTGCGGGCGGCCTTCCACGCCGGGTTGTGCGGCGGGCTCGACTGCCAGCAGTCGTAGAGCTTGGAGTTCGGCGTAAGGTAGTGGTTGTAAAGGCTGGTCCGGTAGTCGCCGTCCCACCAGCCGAAGCCCTTGTCGAGCCGCCAGCCGCTCGGGGTGGAGCAACCGGCGTCCGAAAGCGGGGTCGATCCGATCGCGGCGGCCCGGCGCACGTCCGACGGCATGGGCGTCGCCCCAGTCTGGGTCGAGGCGCCTCCGGCCGCCGGGCCGATCAACTGCTCCGACGCGGCGGCCGTGTTGCTCGACCCGTCGGCGACCGAGGCCACCGACTGCGCCGGCCCCAGCACGAAGGCGCCGTTGGGAACGACGGTTAATCCCGCGTCGCCCGGATTCGCGCTGCCGGGCGATCCGTCCCCCGTGCAGAAGTGGTAATTGCTCGGCCCCGAGGTCAGCCCGCCGGCCAGCGGCGAGGGGGGCGTGGCGGGATCGCTCGGGCAGAGGAAGAAGCTCACCTTCGCCGACATGACCGTGAGATTCGTCGGGAACGGCGTCCAGGGGGCGGTGCCGAGGACGGTCGACGGGCCGGCCGCGATAGGCCAGTTCATGTTGAGCGCGTTGTAGACGCTCGTCTGCTCCAGGTACGGCGAAAGCTGGGCGAGAACCGACCAGCGGTAATGCAAGGCGGGCACCCCGGGGTAGACCTGGTTGTTTTGCGGATAGAGGAACCCCACCGGGAAGCAGTTGACCGCCGAATGGTAGTTGTGCAGCGAGATCCCGATTTGCTTCAGGTTGTTGGTGCACTGCATCCGCCGAGCCGCCTCGCGAGCGGCCTGGACGGCGGGGAGCAAGAGGGCGATGAGTACCGCGATGATCGCAATGACCACCAGCAGCTCGATCAGCGTGAAGGCTCGTTGACGTCGCATGAGAATAAGATGTTCCGAATTCGAGGATGCCTGAGGCGCAGGCCGGCCCGAGTCGGCGTCGACCGTTACGCGTTCATATCACGGATGTAGCTCGATCCATCGCTCCGCGCAGGCTGATCCCGTTCAACGTAAGTTGCACAAGACTTCGGCGAGAACCGAGATCCTCGTTTCTCCACGGATCGGAGAAGGGAGAGGAGCTCGCCCTACCGGGTCGAATCGCGGCAAACTCATGCCGGACGGAACGGCCGACTGGAGCGACGGCTGGTGAAGCGTCGCGATGGAGGCCCGAGCCGAGCTCAGGCCGAGGCATCCCCGCGCGGGGGTCTTTCGAGGCGAGAGGCGAGAGGTGAAGGGAGCGTTGAAGCCGGTGGAGGAAGGAGTCGGCGGCCGCTGTGAGGCCGTCGCAGATCCATCCGCTCGACGAGCGCCGCCGACTTGGCCGTCGGGCCCGTCGGAATGGCCGTTGGAGCGACGGGATCGCCGCAGGGGACGTCGCCCATGCAGGGCCCGGAACTCTCCTCCTCCGCGGCCTTCGGAACTGGCGTGGAGGCGTCGGAAGAGAGTGGCGGCTTCGCCTTCTTCGGACCGCAGCAGCAGGATGCACCTCGGCAATGATTGCCGCAACGGCAGTTCAGAGCATGTTCGTCGGCGGCTTCCCCGCTCAGGCTGACGGCCGGAGCCGATCCCCACGAGACCGCAGGGCCGACCGCGACCAGCGCCAGGATCGCGACGATCCGACGGAGCAAGGTCGGGCAGGTTGGCAGCGCTCGCCTGGTCATGGGACCTGAGGGAGGAGGGCGTGGGGTCAGGTGGACGCCATATCCTCAGCCACCGACTCGGGGGATGTCAAGAAGGCTCTTGCAGCCAACCGGCGCGGACAATGTCTCACGGAACGACGCGGCGGATGCGATGATTCTCCGTATCGCCGATGACGAAGGAGCGGCCGTCGGGGGTGAAAGCAACGCCGTGAGGGCGCGCCAGACCGGCGGCGACGGCCGGGCCGCCGTCGCCTTCAGGACCCTTCTTGCCGTGGCCGGCGACAGTCGTCACCGTGTGGGTCTTTCCGTCGATGCGTCGGATCGTGTGGTTCTCGGTGTCGACGATCAGGAGGTCGCCGTTGGGACCGGCGTCGAGTTCCTTGGGACCGTCGAAGACCGCGTCACGCGCTGGGCCGCCGTCCCCCTTGTAACCCTTCGTCCCGCCGGCGAGCGTTGAGACGGTCCCGTCCGGGGCGACCTTGCGCAGGGAGTGGCCGTTGCGTTCCAGAATCAGGACCGCGCCGTCGTCGAGCGCCTCGATCGCGCGGGGCCCAAAGAACGAGGCCGAAGCGACCGGCCCGCCGTCCCCTGCATGACGCCCCTTGCCGTCGCCGGCGAACGTCGCGATCTTCCCCGTCGCCAGGTCGACCACCCGCACGCGATGGCCCGAAACGTCGGCGATGAACAGCCGGCCGCGACCGTCGAGCGACACGTCGTTCGGCTCGACGATCCCCGCCGCCGTCGCCGGCCCGCCGTCGCCCGAGGTCGTCTTGTCGCCGTTGCCCGCGACCGTCGTGATGACCCCCGTTCGCCCGTCGACCCGTCGCACGCGACGGTTTAGCCGATCGGCGAAATACAGGGTCCCGTCGCCGTCGATCGCCATCCCGTAGGGCTCGTCCAGCTTCGCCGCCGTCGCCGGCCCGCCGTCTCCCGCGAATCCTTTCGAGCCGTCGCCGACAACCGTCGTGATGACGCCGCTCTTCGCGTCCACCCGCCGGATGCGCTGGTTTCCCGTGTCCGACAGATAGAGGTTTCCGTCCCGGTCGTAAACCACGTCGAACGGCTGGTTCAGCCGGGCCTTCGCCGCCGGCCCGCCGTCGCCCGAGAACCCCGCCTCGCCCGTGCCGACGATCGCATCGATCCGGGACTTCGTTTCATCCCCCGGCCCCGCCAACACCACGGCCGCCGCCAGCATCGCGAAGAAGCTCATGAGTCGCATCCCTCCTAATTGCCGGTCATGGTAGCACGACCGTCGGCCCTCATCGCGGATTCCATCCGTTTCGCACAAGAAATGATTTCCGCGATTTCTGAAATTATGATACAGTCCGTCGAAACCAGATAATCAGGTCGATCGACGGAGGCTCGGCCATGTACGACGTAGCCGTGGTTGGAGGGGGCCTGGCGGGAATGGCGACGGCGGCGAGGCTCCAGGCGCGGGGGCTCTCGACGGTGGTTCTGGAGGGCCACGGCCAGCCGGGCGGCTGTGCGGGGTTCTACCGGCGTGCGGGGTTCTCGTTCGACGTCGGGGCGACGACTCTGGTGGATTTCGGCCCGGGGGGCCTGGGCGGCGAACTGCTGGCCGATTTGGGGGTCGATCCCGAGATCGAGATGCTCCCGGGGTATGTCGCGTGGTTGCCGGATCGTCGGGTGACGTTGCATCGGGACGCCTCGGCGTGGGCCGTGGAGCGGATGCGGGCCTTCGGCGACACCCCGGCGCATCGAGCCTTCTGGGGGCTGATCGACCGGCTGGCCGAGGTCTTCTGGCGGGCGAGCCGCAACGGCGTCAAACTGCCGTTCCAGAACCCGGCCGACGTGTTCCGGGCCGTCCGAACCATCGGCCTGAGGGATCTGTTTCTGGCTCGCCATCTGAACCGGACGATGGCCGACGCCCTCCGATCGGCCGGTCTACGGAAGGACAAGCCACTCGCGGGGATGCTCGGAATGCTCGTCGAAGACACCGTCCACAGCACGCTCGAGGACGCCCCGCTGATCAACGCGGCGCTCGGGGTGACGATGCGAGGGGCCGGCATTGGCCGAGCTCGGGGTGGGATGCGGGGATTCTGGCGGCGGCTGACGGCGCGCTACCGCGAGTTGGGGGGCGAGATTCGCGTCGGCCGAGCGGTGGAGCGGGTCGACGGCCGCGAGGGATCGTTCCACATCCAGACGCGTCGCGACCACCTGACGGCGGCCCGCGTGGTGATGGCCGTCCCGCCGCCGATCGCCGCGAAGATCGGACCTCCCGAGTTGAACGAGGCGCTCAAGCCTCACCTGCGCCGCAACGCCGATGCGATGGGCGGCGCCATGGTCGTCTTCCTGGGCGTGCCCGAGCGCGAGGTCGACGGCCAGACCTTCACCCACCACCAGCTCATGCAGGACTACGACCAGCCGCTCGGGAATGGTAACAACATGTTCATGTCGGTATCAAGTCCCGGCGACGTCGAGAGCGCCCCGGCCGGCTTCCGGGCCGTGATGATCTCCACGCACTGCGAGTTGTCGCCGTGGGAGGGGCTCTCACCCGAGGACTACGCCGCCCGCAAGCGCGAGGCCGGCGACCGACTGTTGACCCTCGCCCGACGGGTCTTCCCGAACCTGGGCCAGTCAGCGGTGGTTTACGAGGTGGGCACACCCCGGACCTACGCACGGTTCACGGGTCGTCCCCGAGGGGCCGTGGGCGGATCAAAGCTGACCCCCTCGATCGCCAACCAGAACGCGATCCCCCACGACGTCGGCGTTCCCGGAATCCGGCTCGTCGGCGACGGCGTCTGGCCGGGCCTGGGGACCGTCGCATGCTGCCTCGGGGCGAAAATCGTCGCGGAGCAATTGCTCCAAAGCAAAGGCTGGGACTCCCGCCGCGCGATGCGTCGAGGATTGCAGAACGAACGCCAGGAACGGGGAAGGCTCGGTGGCACAATGGCGGGAACGACGACCGGAGGCTGATCCACCGGCACCGAGGGCGGTTTTCATGGCGACGGCGACGAGGACGGACGCCTACGGCGCGGCGGCGGAAGGCGAGACGCGGATCCGAACGGCGGGCGTGTCGTAGGACTTCTACGCGCTGTTCGTCGAGGCTTCCTCGGCCGACAACGGCCGGGCGACCGATTCCAGCGAAGCCCCCTCGGCCTTCACGCCGAAAACGAGAACGACGCCCACCGTCGCGATCAGGAGGACGGCCGCGAAAAGGTCGCCGTAGAAGAGGTTCGTCCGCGACCGGCTGTCGATCAGCGAGCCGAACAGCCAGGGGGCCAGCGTCCCCCCGACGAGCGTGCCGGTGGCGAAGAACAAGGCGATCACCATGCCGCGCAGCTCGATGGGGAAGATCTCGCTTACCGTCAGATAGGCCGAACTGGCGGCCGAAGACGCGAAGAAGAAGACCAGCGCCCAGAGCGCCGTCTGTGTGCCCGGCGTCAGAACGTCGATCCAGAACAGCCATCCAGTGAGAGCCAGCAGCACGGCGGCGATCGTATACGTCCCAGCGATCATGGGCTTGCGACCCACGGTGTCGAAGAACCGGCCCAGGGTCACCGGCCCGAGGAAGTTGCTGAACGCGAACGGGAGCAAGTAAAGCCCCACGCGGTCACGCTCCACGCCGAAGAAATTGGCGAGCACCAACGGCATCGTGAAGAAGACGCCGTTGTACAGGAACGCCTGCGAGACGATCAGCGCCAGGCCCAGCGCCGTCCGACCGGGGTAGGTCCTCAGCATCACCCCCGCCAGCTCGCCGAAGCCGATCGGCCCCCGGGGCTTGATCGCCATCTCCTCGTCGACCTCTGGCAACTGACCGACTTTCGGGTCGGCCTCGATCTCCTTCTCCAACTCGTCGACGACGCGTTCGGCTTCCTCGGGCTCGCCGTGCGTGAGCAACCACCGGGGGCTCTCCGGAACATGCTGACGGAGGAAGATCACGACCAACCCGAGTGCCGCCCCCAGGCCGAAACCCAACCGCCAGCCCACGTTGACGTCCAAAAGCCGACGGTCCAGCAGGACGATGCTGGCCAGCGAGCCGGCTGCCGCGCCCAACCAGAACGTTCCGTTTACCGCCAGGTCCGTCCATCCCCGCACCCGCGCCGGGATCAACTCGTCGATGGCCGAGTTGATCGCCGAATACTCGCCGCCGATCGCCGCGCCGGTCAGGAACCGGAATATCGCGAAGCTCCAGAAATCCCATGAGAAGGCCGTTGCACAGGCCGCTGCCAGGTACAGGCCCAGCGTCACGGTGAACAGTTTCTTCCGCCCCAGACGATCGGTCAGCCAGCCGAAGACCAGAGCCCCGGAAACCGCCCCCGTCAGGTAAGCCGTCCCCAATAGGCCGATCTGCGAGCCCGTGAAGTGGAGCGTCCCCGGATCCTCCAGCACAGCGCCGAAGGAGCCGATCAACGTCACCTCAAGTCCGTCGATGATCCACGTCACCCCCAGCGCCGCGATCACCAACCAGTGCCAACGGCTCCAGGGGAGACGGTCCATCCGGGCGGGGACCTGAGTCCGAAATGATTCCGACGTGGTCGGCGAGACAGTCGTCATACGGCCGAACCTCTTACGTACTTAGAAGAAGGAAGCCCTTCCGTTCCCCCCCTGCCTTCGCACGCCTCATGCCGATGTGGTCCTGCCGCGACAGGCTGAGACCGGCCGACTTGCGAAAATAGGGTGGATAGGAAAGAATGGAAGGCAATCCGAGAGTGACGTCGCGAGGCAGGCATCGGGGAGGCGGCAGCATGGCGCGGGGATTCGGCGGACGGCGGCGTGGAAGATCGGCGGGGATGCGCCTGGCGTTCGAGCACCTGGAGGCTCGAAGGCTGCTGAACGCGTCGATCGACATCGCGGCCGACGGCTCGCTGGTCTACAAGACCGACCCGGCGGCCGCTCAGACGCTGGTGGTCTCCCGCACGGGGAACGTCTACACCTTCGCGGTGGGGACGGCCGAGAACCCGATCGACGTGACGAGCAACGCCGCGAGTCTGCCGACGACCGGCTCGGGCACGACCACCGTGACGGTGACCGGCCCGGCGCGTCTGCAATTCGACGCCGTATCCGACAGCCAGACGATCCGTGTGCAGAGCACGGGGGTCGCCACCCAGATCGTTCTCACGGGTGATTCGGAAAAGGTGATCCTGGGCGACGACGTGTCGGCCGCCACGGGTGGGGTCCGGGCGCTGCAGGGGCCGATCACGGTCTCGGCCGCGACGGGCTCCGAGCTGAACAGCCTGCTGGTCGACGACGGGCCGGCCGTCTATGCCGCGGGCGTCAAACCGACCTACGCCGTGTCGGCGACGACGATCACGTCGACCAACGCGACGGTCGCGGCCGACTTCAAGGGAATCACGTATTCGGGCGTCTCGACCCTGACCGTCAAGGGGACGTCCGACACGACCTCTCCGAGCCCCCTCTACCTCATCAAGGGAACGGCGGGAGGCGTCGTCACGACGATCGACGGATCGGTCGGCCCGGCGCACCGGGACTTCTCGATCATCGGCACCGCCTCCGCGACGGGGAGCAAGCTGGCGATCAAATCGGCCGGCGACGCGAGCGTCTCGGTCGCCTCGATCGACGCCCCCGTGACGTATCAGGGGGGCGCCTCGTCGACGATCTACCTGGAGAGCGTCCGGGGGACGAACTACGGCATCGACTCCGACTTCGTGGTGTTGGGTTCGTCCGGGGCGGCCAACATCAAGGTCGCCAACTTCTGGAACCACACGAGCTCGCTCAGCGGGACGCCGAACTGGTTCCTCACGAGGGCCTCAGGCGCTGGATATGCGGCCCTGCGCGATCAGGACAACCCGGCCGTCGGCGGGCTGTTCTTCCAGCCGGGGTCGGTCCACAGCCTGGGGATCAACGCGTCCGGAAATCAGGGCGCGTCGCTGATGGTCGATTACAGCACCGGCGACCCGCTCCCCTACGGGCCCGCGACCGGAACCGCCGGCGAGCCGAACGTCGGCCTGACCTACGTCGGCGCGACGGGCATCCACCCAGGCTCGAAGTACGCGCTGGCCTTCGTCGGCTCGCCCCCCTCGGGAGCCTTCTCGACTGAGGCGGTCACGGCGTTGCCGTTGTACCGGGGGACCATCGCGCTGACCGAGGCGTCGGGAGGCCTTCGGAACATCGCCTACCAGTTGACCGCCACCGCTCCGCTGATCGACGACGCGACGACGGCGACCTCGTACCGCTGGTTCTACGACATCATGGCCGGAGCCGTGGACGGTCAGCGGACGCTCCCCGACGGCACGGTCGTCTCGGCGAAGGTTGATTCCACCCTGACGATCAGCGCCGGCGTCTCGATCACAGAAGGCCAGGCGTTGGCTCTGTCCGAAGCAAACGCCGCGGCTTATCTGGCGAGCTACCTGGTATCCGCGAAGTCGTCCGTCCGGATCTTGCGGGGATGGTCGCTGGGCTCGGTGACGACGGTCCTCAATTACGTCTCGAACGTCGACAAGGTGACGCAGGACAAGCTGCCGGTGGACGGCCTCCAGAAGCTGTCGATCGAGGACGCGTCCCCGGCCTCGCTGCCGACGGCCGACGTCATCCGGATCCAGTCGACGCCCATCGACATCTCGGTCTTCGGAGTTCAGAACGACGCGTCCGACTCGATGGTCCTCTACCTCGCGGGAACGGCCGATGCGATCTCGGTCGGCCTCGACGGAGGCTCCGGCTCAAACCCCAACGACGGCGAGCCGTACGAGGACAAGCTGTTTATCGCCGCCGGCGGCCTGGACCTCTCGGCGTCGAACTTCGTTCCGCTGGGGACCGGGTCTTTCCAGATCCCCGCACTCCCGGGACTCTCGACGACCATCGCGGTGCGGAACTACGAGGACGTGCAGGTCTATAACTCCTCGGCCCTGACCTTCACGCTCCAGCCGAAGACGATCACGACCACGGCCCGGTCCCCCCTGGTGAACGTCGTCGCCGGGATCCTGACCACCACGATCGACGGCTTCTCGCCCGAGGGCCTGGCGGCGACGATCGTCTGGGGCGACGGGACTTACTCCGACGGGACCATCCAGGCCATCTCGGGCAATCCCTCGGCCTACGAGATCGTGGGGACGCACACCTACACCAACGCGGGCGTCTACACGCCGAAGATCTACGTGAGCGGGGCTGGCACCACTGAGACCACCATCGCCGGCGTGCCGATCACATTCCAGGTCGACGGCTCGTCCGGAACCACCGCGACGGCCCCGGCTCTCTACGGCCGGCTGGCGGCTTCCAGCGACTCGGGCGTGTCTGATTCCGACGGGATTACCAACGTCGTCCTGCCGACCTTCCAGGGCGTCAGCGGCATCGCCGGCGCCTGGATCGACGTTTACGCGATCACCGCCGGCGCGGGCGGGACGATCGTCCGGCTGGGCTCGGTCGCGTCCGACGCCGCCGGCGCATGGACCATCACCTCGACGGTCCCCCTGGCCGACGGCACGTACACGATCCAGGCGGTCTCCACGAGCACGTCGACCTGGGCCAACGGGTCTTACACCTTCACCACTCCGCTGGTCATCGACACCGTCGGCCCCCGGATCTGGTCCCTCACCGCCGCGCCGCTCTCCTCACGGATCTCGATCGGCGTCCGCGACTTCGGCGGCCAGGCCGACGCCGGCACGGGCGTGGATCTGGCCCGCGCCCGCGACGCGGCCTCCTACACCTTCGCCACCTCGAACGGGGCCGCCCGGCCGATCGCCTCGATCATCGTCTCCCCTGGTTCGACGAACGGCGTGCAAACGGTGAGCCTGACCTTCGGCTCGCGGATCGTCGACGGCGCGTACCTGCTGACGGTCCTCTCGTCGGCCGGACGGACCTTCGGCATCCAAGACATCGCCGGCAACCCGCTCGACGGCTCGTTCTCCGGTACGTTCCCCTCCGGCGGCTCGAACACCGGCGCCGACTTCCGCGCCCGCCTCACCTTCGCCGGCAGCAGGCTGTCGACGATCCGAAAGGCGTGAGCCGAGTCAGGAGAGGAACCACTGGAACGTTCGCGTCGCGTCGTTCATATAGATCCCCACGAGGAGGATCCAGGCGGCGATCCCGCTGAGGATCAAGACGGCGGCGCGTCCCGTCGCCTGGTCCTGTTTCATGACCCAGTCGCCGATGCACATGACCGTCATTGACGGACCGGCGCATACGGCGACGCCCAACCCTTGCAGCCCGAAGCGCGCGGCGGCGTAGGCCGCCCCGATCGGCCCCCCGACGTTTCTGGGATGAACGCCGGGCGGCATCCCCCCTCTGATCCAGATCACGAACCACAAGAAATACACCAGCGTGAGGGCGATGAGGGGATAGAGAACGACGACCCACCCGTAAGACGCCAGCCAACCCGCGCCCTTCGCACGCCGAACGACGAACGCGATGGGCGTCGTCACGCCGAAGAAGAACGCCACAACCGACACATGCTGCGGCGGCGTGATCGCCAGGACGCCCGCGACCGCTGCAACGGCCAGCATCAACGAACTCAGCCGAAAGCCCCCACGGCTACTGGGTGCGTTCGGTGTTGCCGTTGATGAGGAATCGTCCTCCGTCATCCCGCTCGTCCCTTCGCTGGGCGGCAGAGCTTCGCCAGATGCGCGGCGACTTGCGCAGCTCCATCCGGCGCGTACGGCGGCTTGAGGCGGCCCAGGGCGAAGGCGCAGTCGAGGGCCGGGCCGATCCGCATGGCGGCGAAGTCGCGCGAGGCGACAGGGACGCCGCCTCCCCAGGATCTCGCGGCGCGGTCGAGGGCCCGGTATTCGGCAAAGCCGACGCGCGGCGGATACAGGATCGGCCGACCGTGGGCCATGGCCTCGCTCATCGTCCCATAACCGGCCTTGGCGACCACCGCGTCCGTCGAGGCGATCAGGTCGCCTCCCGACCACTCCGAGGCCGAGACCAGGTGCAGGTTCGGCAGGGCTCCCGCCGGCGCGGCGTGATAGCCGACGAAGTGGACGCCGCGACTCGCGAACGACGCCAGTCGGCCCCAGTCCAGGTCGTCCTGGCCGTATCGACCGACGTAGAAATAAACAAGTTTCTCCGTTTTCCCAAGCCCCAGCAGGCCGCGCAGCTCCTTGGTGCGATCGCGGCCCGGGTTGGCGACCAGGCCGACGTCCGTCTGGTTGGGGAGCCACCCCATCTTGAGGGCGGGCTCCGCGCGGAAGACCCCTGCGGCCTGGCGATAGGCCGCCTTCAGATCGGCGACGAGGCGTTTCGCCTCCGGGCTGGCGTCCTGGGCGTAAGGCTTGTAGATGTCGTACCAGGTGAAATTGGCCAGCAGCCAGCCCGGAACTCCCGCGCGACGGGCCGAGACCAGCGGCAGCGGCGGAGCGTCGGAGAGCACGGCGGCGGCGTCGACGCGACGGAGGTATTCGGCGTCGTCGTCGACCCGAGGAAGCGACTCGCGATAAACGGCGATCGCCCGTTCGAGGGTCGCCGCCGCGTCGGTCGAGCCGCTGCCGCCCATCGGGTTGACCGCGCCGGAGTCGGAGACGTGGGCGTCCAGATCGGCTGGGCGAAGCAGACGCTCTCGCCAGTTTGGGAACAGGTCGGGCGAGCACCGGATGATGATGGGGATCTCGGCCGGCACCTTGTTGAGCACGGCCACGGTTCGGTTCATGTGGCCGAAGCCGTGGCTCGTCACGTGGACTACCAGCACGCCCGGTTTCGCACTCGTTCCCGCCCGCTTCGCCATCGTCGGCCTCCTCCTCGTCCTCGTGGAGGGGCTACGTTACCGCACCTCGCGACGGCCGGGCAAGCGGACCGCCCCGAGGTGCGTCGGCTCGTCGATCACCGCCGGGCGGCTTGAAGGACCGGCCAGGCGTCGCGGCGAGGCTGCGAGGAGCGTTGAAAGGCGCGTTCGCGCTCGAGGCGGGTTTGTTCAAAGAGGGTCCGATAGAGCCGCTCGTCGACCTCGTCGAAGACCTTGCCGCGACGGCCGGCGACGATCCTCGCGGTGGCGAAAAGCTGGTCGAGAGCAAAGCCCGGCTCAACGCGGCCGTACAACACGGCCGTGAACGACGGGACGTGCTTGGGCAGCAACAGCCCTGCCGGCAGGACGTTGCACATCACGCCGACCGAAGTGCCCGTGTTGAGCATGGAGCCCATGCCGGTGCGGGTATGGTCGCCGACGAAGCAGCCGACCTTCGCCTGGCCGGTGGCGATCGGGTCGCCCTGAAGCGGGACGAAGACCTCGCCATAGTCGTTGCGGAGGTCGCTGTTGGAGGTGATCGCCCCCAGGTTGACCCACTCGCCGACGTAGGCGTGGCCGAGGAACCCCTCGTGGTACTTGTTCGAATAGCCGTGAACGATCGACGCCTCGACCTCGCCGCCGATCCGGCAGTTGGGGCCGATCGTCACCGCCCCCCGGACGTTGGCTCGGAAAAGCTGGCTCTCCGCGCCGATGACGCAGGGGCCTTCGACCCTCGTGAACGGCTGGATCCAGGCCCCCGCTCCGACGGTGATCGGGCCGTTGGTGACGTCGAAGACGACGTAAGGGTCGATGCGGGCCGTTTCATGCAGCCGAAGCCGGTCCGAAGGGCCGACCAGGGCCAGGGTCGCCAGTTGACGGTTGCTGACGGCCGGCTTCCCCTCGCGGGCGAAATCGCGCTCGAGGTGCCGGCCGTTGGCCGTGACGAGGTCCCAAGGCCGGTCGATCCACTCGCCGCCGATCTCGTCGCCCGAGTGCCGGGCCAGGAGGCCGTCGAACCAGTCGTCGACGTTGTTCCATTCCAGGCCCAGGACGTCGTCGGGCCCAACCCAGGCGCAGGCCGGGCGGCCGTCGCAAAGGCCGACCCACGGACCGCCAGAGGGAGGCTCAAAGCCCTCGGGCGGAACCCATCGGCCGCGGGCGACCACCACCGGCCCGCGCGCCAGCCAGTCGCGATCGTTGACCACGACGTGCGGATCGCGTCGCCGCTGGACTTCCGCCAGGTGGTTGCGAATCAGGGCCCCACGCCTCTGGGGGCCGTTCCCGACGCCGAACGCCCGGGCG
Proteins encoded in this region:
- a CDS encoding NHL domain-containing protein translates to MSFFAMLAAAVVLAGPGDETKSRIDAIVGTGEAGFSGDGGPAAKARLNQPFDVVYDRDGNLYLSDTGNQRIRRVDAKSGVITTVVGDGSKGFAGDGGPATAAKLDEPYGMAIDGDGTLYFADRLNRRVRRVDGRTGVITTVAGNGDKTTSGDGGPATAAGIVEPNDVSLDGRGRLFIADVSGHRVRVVDLATGKIATFAGDGKGRHAGDGGPVASASFFGPRAIEALDDGAVLILERNGHSLRKVAPDGTVSTLAGGTKGYKGDGGPARDAVFDGPKELDAGPNGDLLIVDTENHTIRRIDGKTHTVTTVAGHGKKGPEGDGGPAVAAGLARPHGVAFTPDGRSFVIGDTENHRIRRVVP
- a CDS encoding DUF1559 domain-containing protein is translated as MRRQRAFTLIELLVVIAIIAVLIALLLPAVQAAREAARRMQCTNNLKQIGISLHNYHSAVNCFPVGFLYPQNNQVYPGVPALHYRWSVLAQLSPYLEQTSVYNALNMNWPIAAGPSTVLGTAPWTPFPTNLTVMSAKVSFFLCPSDPATPPSPLAGGLTSGPSNYHFCTGDGSPGSANPGDAGLTVVPNGAFVLGPAQSVASVADGSSNTAAASEQLIGPAAGGASTQTGATPMPSDVRRAAAIGSTPLSDAGCSTPSGWRLDKGFGWWDGDYRTSLYNHYLTPNSKLYDCWQSSPPHNPAWKAARSNHSGGVNVLFCDGHCQFAKDSISLPTWRGIATRNGGEVVSSDAF
- a CDS encoding phytoene desaturase family protein, with translation MYDVAVVGGGLAGMATAARLQARGLSTVVLEGHGQPGGCAGFYRRAGFSFDVGATTLVDFGPGGLGGELLADLGVDPEIEMLPGYVAWLPDRRVTLHRDASAWAVERMRAFGDTPAHRAFWGLIDRLAEVFWRASRNGVKLPFQNPADVFRAVRTIGLRDLFLARHLNRTMADALRSAGLRKDKPLAGMLGMLVEDTVHSTLEDAPLINAALGVTMRGAGIGRARGGMRGFWRRLTARYRELGGEIRVGRAVERVDGREGSFHIQTRRDHLTAARVVMAVPPPIAAKIGPPELNEALKPHLRRNADAMGGAMVVFLGVPEREVDGQTFTHHQLMQDYDQPLGNGNNMFMSVSSPGDVESAPAGFRAVMISTHCELSPWEGLSPEDYAARKREAGDRLLTLARRVFPNLGQSAVVYEVGTPRTYARFTGRPRGAVGGSKLTPSIANQNAIPHDVGVPGIRLVGDGVWPGLGTVACCLGAKIVAEQLLQSKGWDSRRAMRRGLQNERQERGRLGGTMAGTTTGG
- a CDS encoding peroxiredoxin family protein, whose translation is MSRLATAALCAAVLFVGGLYAWARIHRDPGGPTPGELVILESTPKHLVTKEMADASRAMVSRPAPPFVASALNGDRVELAERLRRGPVVLTFIKAGCPCSEAAQPFFNQLDKAYPGVEFLGVVDVEGGPAQRWAERLRIAYPMLTDPDLKIVRDYGVENSAYVVVIDRQGRIVKHWPGYSTGMLRELGATLAALSGTAEQPLDVSQAPDEEYSGCPFDL
- a CDS encoding MFS transporter codes for the protein MTTVSPTTSESFRTQVPARMDRLPWSRWHWLVIAALGVTWIIDGLEVTLIGSFGAVLEDPGTLHFTGSQIGLLGTAYLTGAVSGALVFGWLTDRLGRKKLFTVTLGLYLAAACATAFSWDFWSFAIFRFLTGAAIGGEYSAINSAIDELIPARVRGWTDLAVNGTFWLGAAAGSLASIVLLDRRLLDVNVGWRLGFGLGAALGLVVIFLRQHVPESPRWLLTHGEPEEAERVVDELEKEIEADPKVGQLPEVDEEMAIKPRGPIGFGELAGVMLRTYPGRTALGLALIVSQAFLYNGVFFTMPLVLANFFGVERDRVGLYLLPFAFSNFLGPVTLGRFFDTVGRKPMIAGTYTIAAVLLALTGWLFWIDVLTPGTQTALWALVFFFASSAASSAYLTVSEIFPIELRGMVIALFFATGTLVGGTLAPWLFGSLIDSRSRTNLFYGDLFAAVLLIATVGVVLVFGVKAEGASLESVARPLSAEEASTNSA